From Lysobacter silvisoli, the proteins below share one genomic window:
- a CDS encoding TrlF family AAA-like ATPase gives MISRGSEWHRWDPHIHAPGTILNNQFDGTHPWETYLTTLEGLTPKIEAIAVTDYYVTDTYEELLKHKAAGRLPCVQLLFPNIELRLDVAAKSGFVNIHLLVSPEDPNHLVEVKRILKRLQFGAHNDRFDCTREELIKLGKRADPTITDDGAALRHGATQVKVNFDQLRKVIAESEWAKKNILIAVAGGSGDGTSGLRQAADATVRQEIEKFAHIIFSSSPVQREFWLGQRAGMTVGELRSRYDGCKPCLHGSDSHDQESVGQPVGNRFSWIKGALEFDALRQACIDPEGRAYVGEQPPLSTLPSQVISHVRIDNADWAATPDIPLNSGLVAIIGARGSGKTALADMIAAGCDAISSSGWDADENISPSFLARARRLMGDATTTLTWGGGATVTRFLDGRDANGHMSFPRARYLSQQFVEELCSAKGVSDGLVDEIERVIFESHSQDDRQWTLDFAELRDQQTARFQQAREREAEAISDISDRIATELEKESLVATLTTQVAQKKKLVANYTADRAKLVVKGTEEQVARHTLLSEAAQNLKNKIQAFGNQRRTFVALQDEVRSMRATGAPEMLRQAQARHASSGFSAKQWDEFLLVYKGDVDKSLAGYIAWADGEVSKLTGAPPPSGDPNVALIPDNADLSALPLAPIAAEMIRLEALFSADKLVREQYTALTGRIAQENSALKTLEARLTDAQGATARRKDLQTNRDDTYGRVFEAIINEQNALAGLYAPLMARLAASSGTLQKLGFSVRRIADVQAWGSVAERELLDLRKTGPFQGRGALIRAAAETLKPAWETGSAAEVQAAMTTFMSKYLRDLLSHAPYAPTQQAEFRAWSKQFAHWLFGTDHITVRYEISYDGIDIRKLSPGTRGIVLLLLYLALDDSDDRPLIIDQPEENLDPKSVFDELVALFIATKAKRQVIMVTHNANLVINTDADQIIVATAGPHPPGGLPPISYVAGGLESVAIRKAVCDILEGGEEAFRERARRLRVRLDR, from the coding sequence ATGATTAGTCGCGGCTCGGAATGGCATCGATGGGATCCGCATATCCATGCGCCCGGCACCATTCTCAACAACCAATTCGACGGCACCCATCCATGGGAGACCTATCTCACAACCTTGGAAGGGCTGACCCCGAAGATCGAAGCAATCGCCGTCACCGACTACTACGTCACTGACACCTATGAGGAGTTGCTCAAACACAAGGCCGCGGGCCGGCTGCCCTGTGTACAACTGCTTTTTCCAAATATCGAGCTTCGCCTCGACGTGGCGGCGAAGTCGGGCTTCGTTAACATCCACCTCCTGGTTAGCCCGGAAGACCCCAATCATCTTGTCGAGGTGAAACGCATCCTCAAGCGCCTGCAGTTCGGCGCGCACAACGATCGATTTGACTGCACTCGCGAGGAGCTAATCAAACTGGGAAAGCGCGCCGATCCGACGATCACCGACGATGGCGCAGCTCTCCGGCATGGTGCGACTCAGGTCAAAGTCAACTTTGACCAGCTTCGCAAGGTCATCGCTGAAAGCGAATGGGCGAAGAAGAATATCTTGATTGCTGTGGCTGGTGGTTCAGGTGACGGCACATCGGGCCTGCGGCAGGCTGCCGACGCAACCGTGCGCCAAGAGATCGAGAAGTTCGCCCATATCATTTTTTCGAGCAGTCCCGTCCAGCGAGAATTCTGGCTGGGCCAGCGAGCCGGCATGACGGTGGGGGAACTTCGCTCGCGATATGACGGCTGCAAACCATGCCTGCATGGAAGCGACTCTCACGACCAGGAGTCCGTGGGACAGCCCGTCGGCAACAGGTTTTCGTGGATCAAGGGCGCTCTGGAATTCGATGCCCTGCGTCAGGCGTGCATCGATCCCGAGGGGCGCGCCTATGTCGGCGAACAGCCGCCTCTATCGACTTTGCCGTCACAAGTTATCTCGCATGTCAGGATCGACAACGCGGACTGGGCGGCCACACCAGATATCCCACTCAACTCCGGCCTAGTGGCCATTATTGGCGCGAGAGGATCAGGCAAGACCGCTCTGGCCGACATGATCGCGGCCGGCTGCGATGCGATCTCCTCATCCGGTTGGGATGCGGACGAGAACATTAGCCCCTCGTTTCTAGCTCGGGCGCGCCGGTTGATGGGCGACGCGACGACGACGCTCACCTGGGGCGGTGGCGCGACCGTCACGCGCTTCCTCGATGGCAGAGACGCCAACGGCCACATGTCGTTCCCGCGTGCCAGGTATCTTTCTCAGCAGTTCGTCGAGGAGCTTTGCTCGGCAAAAGGCGTTTCCGATGGCCTGGTAGACGAGATCGAACGTGTAATCTTCGAGTCACACTCGCAGGATGATCGCCAGTGGACACTCGATTTTGCAGAACTGCGCGACCAGCAGACCGCGCGGTTTCAGCAGGCGCGTGAGCGCGAGGCCGAAGCGATCTCCGACATCTCCGACAGAATCGCCACTGAGCTCGAAAAGGAGAGCCTCGTCGCCACGCTAACAACGCAGGTCGCGCAAAAGAAGAAGCTGGTTGCGAACTACACAGCCGATCGCGCCAAACTTGTCGTCAAGGGAACCGAGGAACAGGTGGCCCGACACACCCTGCTCAGCGAGGCGGCTCAGAATCTTAAGAACAAGATCCAAGCGTTTGGGAACCAGCGCCGCACCTTCGTCGCCTTGCAGGACGAAGTTCGGAGCATGCGCGCCACTGGCGCGCCCGAGATGCTCCGCCAAGCTCAGGCGCGACACGCCAGCAGTGGCTTCAGTGCCAAACAGTGGGACGAGTTTCTGCTGGTCTACAAGGGCGACGTCGACAAGAGCTTGGCGGGTTATATCGCGTGGGCCGATGGTGAGGTCAGTAAACTCACGGGTGCTCCTCCGCCGTCCGGTGACCCGAACGTAGCGCTGATCCCCGACAATGCCGATCTCTCAGCGCTCCCGCTCGCACCGATCGCTGCCGAAATGATTCGCCTCGAAGCGCTGTTCAGCGCGGATAAGCTGGTTCGCGAACAATACACGGCACTGACCGGCCGCATCGCACAGGAAAATTCCGCGCTCAAGACCCTTGAGGCACGGCTCACCGATGCGCAAGGCGCCACGGCGCGCCGGAAGGACCTCCAGACGAACCGCGATGACACCTATGGCCGAGTCTTCGAGGCGATCATCAACGAACAGAATGCGCTGGCTGGCCTCTACGCGCCGCTGATGGCTCGGCTTGCTGCGTCTTCGGGAACGCTCCAGAAGCTTGGCTTCTCGGTCCGCAGGATCGCCGACGTCCAAGCGTGGGGTTCGGTTGCGGAGAGAGAACTCCTAGATCTGCGCAAGACCGGCCCCTTCCAAGGCCGCGGCGCACTGATCAGGGCCGCGGCTGAGACACTCAAGCCGGCGTGGGAAACTGGCTCGGCGGCCGAGGTTCAGGCTGCCATGACCACATTCATGTCCAAATACCTGAGGGACTTGCTGTCGCATGCGCCTTATGCGCCGACCCAGCAGGCCGAATTTAGGGCTTGGTCAAAACAGTTCGCGCACTGGCTTTTTGGCACCGACCACATCACTGTGCGGTACGAGATTTCGTATGACGGCATTGACATCCGCAAGCTCTCACCAGGCACCCGCGGGATCGTGCTGCTGCTCCTCTATCTTGCTCTCGATGATTCAGACGATCGGCCGCTGATCATTGACCAGCCTGAAGAGAATCTCGACCCGAAGTCCGTATTCGACGAACTTGTGGCGCTCTTCATCGCGACGAAGGCGAAGCGCCAGGTCATCATGGTCACGCACAATGCCAACCTTGTCATCAACACCGACGCCGACCAGATCATCGTAGCGACAGCAGGACCACACCCGCCCGGCGGTCTTCCACCTATAAGCTATGTGGCGGGCGGGCTGGAGAGCGTGGCAATTCGGAAAGCCGTCTGTGACATTCTGGAGGGCGGTGAGGAAGCCTTCCGGGAGCGAGCGCGACGGCTTCGAGTTCGCCTAGACCGATAA